A region from the Salicibibacter cibarius genome encodes:
- a CDS encoding histidine phosphatase family protein translates to MTTLGLIRHGITDWNENGRAQGITDIPLNMTGKEQAAAVANRLALEEKWDMIVASDLSRAKETAEIIAAKLKLPVANDTRIREMNCGEIEGTTEEERVQKWGEHWRQLDLGIETAEELSRRGYEFLEETVAANENKRVLIVSHGGLISHTIRRLLPEKLPFTRLENTSVTNLRKLENNWDCTLYNCTKHLGV, encoded by the coding sequence TTGACGACACTTGGACTCATTAGGCACGGGATAACCGATTGGAACGAGAACGGAAGAGCACAGGGAATTACGGATATTCCTCTTAATATGACGGGAAAAGAACAAGCCGCCGCGGTCGCCAATAGGCTAGCATTGGAAGAAAAATGGGATATGATCGTTGCCAGTGATTTGTCTCGAGCCAAGGAAACGGCGGAAATCATCGCCGCTAAATTAAAACTGCCGGTTGCGAATGACACGCGAATACGGGAAATGAATTGCGGAGAGATTGAAGGCACCACTGAAGAAGAAAGGGTACAAAAATGGGGAGAACATTGGCGGCAGTTAGACTTAGGAATCGAAACGGCGGAAGAGTTGTCGCGGCGAGGCTATGAATTTTTGGAGGAGACTGTGGCCGCAAACGAGAATAAGCGGGTATTGATCGTCAGCCACGGCGGACTAATCAGCCACACCATCCGGCGGTTGTTACCGGAAAAACTTCCATTCACACGTCTCGAAAACACATCGGTAACCAATCTTAGAAAGTTGGAAAACAACTGGGATTGTACATTGTATAATTGCACGAAACATTTGGGGGTATAA
- a CDS encoding ABC transporter permease codes for MVFKNTASLFRFMLRRDRLRMPLWLIGITFFTLIVPVAFTDLYPSQEERDGMAETMANPAMTAMVGPADLDNYTIGVMTAHQMLLLTAVVVGLMSILLVTRHTRADEEEGRLEMIRSLPVGRLSNLNATLLALCATYVILALITGFGLYALGIENMGLEGSLLYGTTLGVTGIFFAGVTALFAQLSESSRGTIGVSIAVLLVAYLVRAVGDVGNETLSWFSPLNWVTRTEVYANNQWEPLALMLGVAIVLGMLANYLNAIRDLEAGFFSARPGKKNASAFLQSPLGLAVKLQRTGMIAWAVGLFVMGVAYGSVLGDLEAFFEGNEMMEQMLVAGEGYTLTEQFIPTLMVVMALLATVPPVMAMLKLYGEEKKNRVEHLLGRAVSRTKLMGSYLIIAIVNGFVMLSLTAIGLWAAGDVVMEEGLDFGTIYGATLVYYPAVLVIIGLAAFFIGVLPKLSSIIWLYVLYSFIVLYFGELFDLPDWVGQLSPYGYIPELPVDDMEWAPVSILAIVAVILMTAGFIGYRRRDMEG; via the coding sequence ATGGTTTTTAAAAATACCGCTTCCCTTTTTAGATTTATGTTGAGGCGGGATCGCCTCCGTATGCCGTTGTGGTTAATCGGGATTACTTTCTTCACCTTGATCGTGCCGGTAGCTTTTACTGATTTGTATCCTTCCCAGGAAGAGAGAGATGGGATGGCTGAAACAATGGCTAATCCCGCGATGACCGCTATGGTAGGACCGGCGGATTTAGATAATTATACGATCGGCGTGATGACCGCTCATCAAATGTTGCTATTAACAGCCGTGGTCGTCGGGCTGATGAGCATATTGCTTGTGACTCGCCATACGCGTGCGGATGAAGAAGAGGGGCGGCTTGAAATGATTCGCTCTCTCCCGGTCGGACGTTTATCCAACTTAAACGCGACGTTACTGGCTCTGTGTGCCACATACGTTATTTTAGCCCTCATCACGGGTTTTGGTTTATATGCCTTAGGGATTGAAAACATGGGACTCGAAGGATCTTTACTGTATGGCACTACTTTAGGGGTTACCGGTATTTTCTTCGCAGGTGTGACGGCTCTTTTCGCCCAACTTTCTGAGAGTTCACGCGGGACGATTGGTGTTTCTATTGCCGTATTGCTCGTTGCTTACCTTGTTCGCGCGGTGGGTGATGTCGGCAATGAAACGTTATCATGGTTCTCGCCTTTAAATTGGGTGACTCGGACCGAGGTGTATGCGAACAACCAATGGGAGCCGCTTGCCTTGATGCTTGGTGTGGCGATCGTTTTGGGTATGCTGGCCAATTATTTAAACGCCATTCGTGATTTGGAAGCGGGCTTTTTTTCGGCAAGACCGGGGAAGAAAAATGCTTCAGCCTTTTTGCAAAGTCCGTTGGGGCTTGCTGTCAAACTGCAGCGTACCGGCATGATTGCGTGGGCAGTTGGCTTATTTGTAATGGGTGTTGCTTATGGGTCCGTGTTAGGGGACTTGGAAGCTTTTTTTGAAGGCAATGAAATGATGGAACAAATGCTTGTGGCCGGGGAAGGATATACGCTGACAGAGCAGTTTATTCCGACGTTAATGGTTGTTATGGCTTTACTCGCCACCGTGCCACCGGTCATGGCCATGTTGAAACTGTACGGCGAAGAGAAAAAGAACCGTGTTGAACATTTGCTTGGAAGGGCTGTCTCGCGCACAAAGCTAATGGGTAGTTATCTGATTATCGCGATCGTGAATGGGTTTGTCATGCTCTCTCTAACGGCTATAGGTCTTTGGGCAGCGGGCGATGTCGTTATGGAAGAAGGCCTTGATTTTGGCACGATCTATGGCGCAACATTGGTTTATTATCCGGCTGTGCTCGTGATCATCGGTCTTGCTGCTTTCTTCATAGGCGTGCTTCCAAAGCTGAGCAGTATCATTTGGCTTTATGTTCTGTACTCTTTTATTGTTCTTTATTTCGGTGAATTATTCGATTTGCCGGACTGGGTTGGGCAATTGTCCCCTTATGGGTATATCCCCGAGCTTCCGGTGGACGACATGGAATGGGCGCCGGTAAGTATTCTGGCTATTGTCGCGGTTATTTTGATGACTGCCGGATTTATCGGATATCGCCGTCGGGATATGGAAGGGTAA
- a CDS encoding TetR/AcrR family transcriptional regulator, with product MNQAFKNIDETKQKRILNAAMKEFAEKGYEQASTNKIIKDAGIGKGMLFHYFNNKKDLYEYLVDYAITVMHDEYLSLIDTNEVDFIERMKQIAQVKWKYIAQHPNVSNFIAMVYLSDEVLLPEELDTRLADLQKTGYALIYKNVDQNLLRHDVDVDKAFQLIRWAIEGYQNELMRQFQGETIAHIDLQPYWDEFYEYLDVLKTTFYKEG from the coding sequence ATGAATCAAGCATTTAAAAATATCGATGAAACGAAACAAAAACGGATATTGAACGCGGCTATGAAAGAATTCGCCGAGAAGGGATATGAGCAAGCTTCTACGAACAAAATCATAAAAGACGCCGGGATTGGGAAGGGAATGCTCTTTCATTATTTCAACAATAAAAAAGATCTTTATGAATATCTTGTCGATTATGCCATAACTGTTATGCACGATGAATATCTAAGTTTGATCGATACGAATGAAGTGGATTTTATCGAAAGGATGAAACAAATCGCGCAAGTTAAATGGAAATATATCGCTCAACATCCGAATGTCTCTAATTTTATCGCGATGGTATATCTAAGTGATGAGGTCTTGTTACCGGAGGAATTAGACACTCGTTTGGCTGATCTTCAAAAAACCGGATACGCTCTGATCTATAAAAATGTGGATCAAAACTTGTTGCGTCACGACGTCGATGTGGACAAAGCGTTCCAGCTGATACGATGGGCAATCGAGGGGTATCAGAATGAGTTGATGCGACAATTCCAAGGCGAGACGATTGCACACATCGATTTACAACCGTACTGGGACGAATTTTATGAATACCTGGACGTATTAAAGACGACTTTTTACAAGGAGGGGTAG
- the hmpA gene encoding NO-inducible flavohemoprotein, with product MTTTMLSSKHVTEIKASAPVLAEKGEAITTRFYEQMFEAHPELLNIFNHRNQKQGTQPRALMQTLYAAAVNIENLEALLPTVQKIAHKHVALQIVPEQYPIVGHYLIKAMKEELGDAASDELLEAWGQAYEIVADIFIEAEKKLYQETKNQRGGWNGFRPFVVDAITKESDGITSFYFKPEDGNALPTFSPGQYITLRVLLPDDPYTHLRHYSLSDAPGKDHFRISVKRETAPGYPDGAISNFLHDHLDVGDQIPISAPAGVFTVDTNADHPLVLLGAGVGQTPLISMAKGALDANPDRKIDFVYTAKNEDNHALLKEMNVLNDQYDNFQAHVRYTDTDDHINRELLQAVTKNDAAEFFLCGPGSFTADMKEILENDLNISESNIQREMFKPFV from the coding sequence ATGACCACCACAATGCTTTCCTCAAAACATGTAACCGAAATTAAAGCAAGTGCCCCCGTCCTGGCTGAAAAAGGCGAAGCCATCACAACACGATTTTACGAGCAAATGTTTGAAGCCCATCCTGAACTATTGAACATTTTCAACCATCGCAACCAAAAGCAAGGAACTCAACCGAGAGCGCTTATGCAAACGCTTTACGCTGCAGCCGTTAACATTGAAAACCTTGAAGCGTTACTCCCAACGGTTCAAAAAATTGCACATAAACACGTCGCTTTGCAAATCGTGCCGGAACAGTACCCAATTGTTGGTCACTATCTAATCAAAGCTATGAAAGAAGAGCTCGGGGACGCAGCGAGTGATGAATTGCTGGAAGCTTGGGGTCAAGCCTATGAAATTGTGGCAGACATTTTCATTGAAGCAGAAAAAAAGTTATACCAGGAAACAAAAAATCAACGCGGCGGTTGGAATGGTTTTCGTCCTTTCGTAGTCGACGCCATAACCAAAGAAAGTGACGGGATCACTTCTTTTTATTTCAAACCCGAGGATGGCAACGCATTGCCGACTTTTTCACCCGGCCAGTACATTACGCTACGTGTGTTATTGCCTGATGATCCGTACACCCATTTACGCCATTATAGCTTATCCGATGCCCCGGGCAAAGATCATTTCCGCATTTCCGTGAAACGGGAGACAGCACCAGGCTATCCTGACGGAGCGATTTCCAATTTTCTTCACGATCACCTAGACGTTGGGGACCAAATCCCTATCAGTGCCCCTGCCGGTGTATTCACTGTCGATACAAATGCCGATCATCCCCTCGTCCTCCTTGGCGCCGGCGTTGGGCAAACACCACTGATTAGCATGGCAAAAGGGGCACTTGATGCAAATCCGGATCGAAAAATTGATTTTGTTTATACCGCCAAAAATGAAGACAATCACGCGTTACTTAAAGAAATGAACGTCCTCAATGACCAATACGATAATTTCCAAGCCCATGTGCGCTATACAGATACAGACGACCACATTAACCGGGAACTGCTACAAGCAGTGACCAAGAACGATGCAGCGGAATTCTTTTTGTGCGGACCCGGCTCGTTTACAGCAGACATGAAAGAAATACTCGAGAATGACCTCAACATCAGCGAGAGTAATATTCAAAGGGAAATGTTCAAGCCGTTTGTTTAA
- a CDS encoding alpha/beta fold hydrolase — MNINLNVKERTLEVNGTHIHVVEQGEGPAVLLLHGFPDSWYLWRRQIPALAEAGYRVIAPDQRGFGESDKPVGKSAYLMPALVNDVLAILDELDVKQTHIAAHDWGAIVGWMLAGMYPKRVERLAALSVGHPTKFTEFSINQLEKSWYIFLFQFEDVAEKMLKKNDWALYKQWTRHHEETIKQIKALSRPGALTAGINWYRANMAPETLPSLPLKAPDVKVPTLGIWSDEDAFVTEEQMKRSAEYVTGPWRYEKVENASHWLQLDQPETVNELLIDFFDNR; from the coding sequence ATGAACATCAACTTGAATGTTAAGGAAAGAACCCTTGAAGTTAATGGCACACATATTCATGTTGTTGAACAGGGAGAAGGTCCGGCCGTTCTATTGCTGCATGGCTTTCCGGACTCCTGGTACTTATGGCGTCGTCAAATCCCGGCGTTGGCTGAAGCGGGCTACAGGGTGATCGCGCCGGATCAACGCGGGTTTGGTGAATCTGATAAACCGGTGGGAAAAAGCGCTTATCTCATGCCCGCTTTGGTCAATGACGTGTTAGCCATCCTTGATGAATTAGATGTGAAACAAACCCATATAGCGGCCCATGACTGGGGAGCGATCGTCGGGTGGATGCTCGCCGGTATGTACCCAAAAAGGGTTGAACGTTTAGCTGCATTATCCGTTGGCCATCCGACAAAATTCACTGAGTTTTCGATCAATCAACTGGAGAAATCATGGTATATTTTTTTATTTCAGTTTGAGGACGTAGCAGAAAAAATGTTAAAGAAAAATGATTGGGCTTTATATAAACAATGGACACGCCATCACGAAGAGACAATTAAGCAGATCAAAGCGTTATCACGACCCGGGGCTTTAACAGCCGGAATAAATTGGTACCGGGCAAACATGGCCCCGGAAACCTTGCCATCGTTGCCTTTGAAAGCACCTGATGTCAAGGTGCCGACACTGGGCATTTGGAGCGATGAGGATGCTTTTGTAACCGAGGAACAAATGAAACGTTCCGCTGAATACGTGACGGGACCTTGGCGTTATGAAAAAGTAGAGAATGCCAGTCACTGGCTACAACTGGATCAACCGGAAACGGTAAATGAACTTCTGATAGATTTTTTCGACAACAGATAA
- the purU gene encoding formyltetrahydrofolate deformylase gives MKNHRQTFQQDNKNRGRLLITCPDQPGIVAAISQFLSHHEANIIESSQYSTNPEGGVFFIRIEFECPDLESKKNVMREEFDTIARKFSMDWKLFFVQELKRAAIFVSKELHCLRELLLEWESGDLMADIPLVISNHPDAKDFVESFGIPFVHVPANKNNRQEAEQQQLKLLEEHDIDVIILARYMQILTSGFVEAYAEKIINIHHSFLPAFVGAKPYDRAFDRGVKIIGATSHYVTNDLDEGPIIEQDVKRVNHRDQVEDLKKNGKIIERSVLVRAVKWHIDDRIIVHENKTIVF, from the coding sequence ATGAAAAATCATCGTCAGACTTTTCAACAGGACAATAAGAATCGTGGTCGGCTGCTCATTACATGCCCTGATCAACCGGGTATTGTTGCCGCTATTTCCCAATTTTTATCTCATCATGAAGCGAATATAATCGAATCCAGCCAGTATTCGACAAATCCTGAAGGGGGCGTTTTTTTCATTCGGATTGAATTCGAATGCCCGGATCTTGAATCGAAAAAAAACGTAATGCGGGAAGAGTTCGATACCATTGCGCGAAAATTTTCCATGGATTGGAAGTTATTCTTTGTTCAAGAATTAAAACGGGCAGCCATTTTCGTGTCAAAGGAACTCCATTGCCTGCGCGAACTTCTTTTGGAATGGGAAAGCGGGGACCTTATGGCTGACATTCCTCTTGTCATTAGCAATCATCCGGATGCAAAAGATTTTGTGGAATCGTTTGGTATCCCTTTCGTCCATGTTCCGGCAAACAAAAATAACCGACAAGAGGCTGAACAACAGCAACTCAAGCTGTTGGAAGAACATGATATTGATGTCATCATTCTCGCGCGTTATATGCAAATTTTGACATCGGGATTTGTCGAAGCTTACGCTGAAAAAATCATCAATATCCATCACTCTTTTTTGCCGGCATTCGTAGGTGCAAAACCGTATGATCGCGCATTCGACCGCGGAGTGAAAATCATCGGCGCCACCTCCCACTATGTCACTAATGATTTGGATGAAGGGCCGATTATCGAGCAAGACGTTAAACGGGTGAACCATCGCGACCAAGTGGAAGATTTGAAAAAGAATGGCAAAATTATCGAAAGAAGCGTCCTTGTCCGCGCGGTCAAATGGCATATTGATGACAGAATCATTGTCCATGAAAATAAAACGATTGTCTTTTGA
- a CDS encoding GNAT family N-acetyltransferase, giving the protein MITLQVFQQSHMHKLIEWIDSPEFLLQWGGPIFTYPLNEKQLERYMEEPDRYIYSVAEQETGEVIGHISLGRIDRANRSARVGKVLVGEPSARGKGIGERMMRDILAIAFDDMKLHRVSLGVFSFNEPAIACYEKVGFKRDGLLRDLRKMGDDYWSLWEMSMLEDEWGENRFSEL; this is encoded by the coding sequence ATGATTACTTTACAAGTGTTTCAACAATCTCACATGCACAAACTAATCGAATGGATCGATTCGCCCGAATTTCTCTTGCAATGGGGTGGTCCTATCTTCACTTATCCTTTGAATGAAAAACAACTCGAACGTTATATGGAAGAGCCTGACCGCTACATTTATAGCGTCGCGGAACAAGAAACGGGAGAAGTGATCGGGCATATTTCATTGGGAAGAATCGACAGAGCAAACCGTTCGGCAAGGGTCGGCAAAGTGCTTGTCGGTGAACCGAGTGCCAGAGGCAAAGGAATTGGAGAGCGCATGATGCGCGATATCCTCGCGATTGCGTTTGATGATATGAAACTTCATAGAGTCAGCCTCGGTGTCTTTTCTTTTAATGAACCAGCGATTGCCTGCTATGAGAAAGTGGGTTTTAAAAGGGATGGTTTGCTCAGAGACCTACGGAAGATGGGCGACGACTATTGGAGTCTGTGGGAAATGAGCATGTTGGAAGACGAATGGGGAGAGAATCGTTTTTCTGAACTATGA
- a CDS encoding cation:dicarboxylate symporter family transporter: MIISLSTRIFLALGAGILFGGLLNLYFPGWVEPLDENLLQPVGDIFLRAIQLIVVPLVFVALIMGLTQLRGSGYIARYTSKLMSLYIVTSAIAIFFGLVIAFIIRPGDSAEPIATGEGETEEGQSLIDWLVSIVPENPFEALASGNLLQVIVLAALVGTAINLLSGDQTRPFIDVIESVYEIVQKVLALVLKIAPFGVFALIASMVASQGFNIIANLAVYVLGLILAIVLMIGLYALFLFITGAKPKTFFKGFAPAFTLAFGTASSNAALPVALNGAEKAGLQNELSRFAIPFGTALKRDGAGILQGFNAIFVVQLFGVDMTIELVLTIFLSALLVSFSTAGVPGAGIIMMTTVLSAANLPLEGIAIVAGIDRITEGFRTLLNVVGNTANASLLQQWENRREKNP; encoded by the coding sequence ATTATCATATCTCTATCAACCAGAATCTTCCTTGCTTTAGGTGCTGGGATATTATTTGGAGGTTTACTCAACCTTTACTTCCCGGGATGGGTAGAGCCGCTTGACGAAAATCTATTGCAGCCTGTTGGCGATATTTTCTTAAGGGCAATCCAATTAATCGTTGTTCCGCTTGTATTTGTGGCCTTAATTATGGGCTTAACGCAATTAAGAGGATCAGGGTATATTGCCCGTTATACATCAAAGTTAATGAGCCTTTATATTGTAACTTCAGCGATTGCCATTTTCTTTGGCTTGGTCATTGCGTTTATTATCCGTCCGGGAGATAGCGCTGAACCGATTGCTACTGGAGAAGGAGAAACGGAGGAAGGGCAATCATTAATCGACTGGCTTGTGAGCATTGTTCCTGAAAATCCATTCGAGGCTTTGGCTTCAGGGAATCTCCTACAAGTTATCGTTCTTGCAGCTCTTGTCGGCACAGCCATTAATTTGTTGAGCGGAGATCAAACGCGTCCTTTTATCGATGTTATCGAGAGTGTATACGAGATTGTACAAAAAGTTCTAGCGCTTGTCTTAAAAATTGCGCCTTTTGGTGTTTTTGCCTTAATTGCTTCCATGGTAGCCTCCCAAGGATTTAATATTATTGCAAACCTAGCCGTTTACGTACTCGGTTTAATTTTAGCCATCGTCCTGATGATTGGTTTATATGCGTTGTTCCTATTTATCACAGGCGCTAAGCCAAAAACATTTTTCAAAGGATTCGCGCCTGCCTTCACACTAGCTTTTGGCACGGCAAGTTCCAATGCAGCGCTCCCAGTTGCTCTGAATGGGGCTGAAAAAGCAGGGTTGCAAAATGAGCTATCTCGCTTCGCCATTCCGTTTGGCACTGCATTAAAACGAGATGGCGCCGGGATCTTGCAAGGTTTTAATGCTATTTTCGTGGTGCAATTGTTCGGAGTGGATATGACGATTGAACTCGTGCTAACCATTTTTCTAAGCGCATTACTTGTTTCATTCAGTACGGCAGGCGTCCCCGGTGCCGGGATCATTATGATGACCACCGTGCTTTCTGCAGCGAATCTTCCGCTAGAAGGAATCGCCATCGTCGCCGGTATCGACCGGATAACCGAAGGGTTTAGAACGTTGTTAAATGTCGTCGGAAACACAGCAAATGCAAGTCTATTGC
- a CDS encoding ABC transporter ATP-binding protein yields MSVLTVNNLTKRFGKFTALDGVNIEVNEGEIYGFIGPNGAGKSTTIRVLLGILKATQGSATIFGQDAWSDAVEIHKHLAYVPGDVNLWPNLTGGEVIDLFVKLRGSNNKNKREELIEKFNLDPTKKCRTYSKGNRQKVALVAAFASDADLYILDEPTSGLDPLMEQVFQEYVIEKKNEGKSVLLSSHILSEVEKLCDRVGIIRQGKMIESGTLGELRHLTRVHMLVETKQPMTDLNELKGVHAIEEKDQAVTFQVDAEALDNVIKHVSQFGIVKLESSPPTLEDLFMRHYEQTDSPEVGGAS; encoded by the coding sequence ATGAGTGTGCTCACCGTGAATAACTTAACGAAACGATTCGGAAAATTTACCGCCTTAGACGGCGTTAATATTGAAGTAAACGAAGGTGAAATCTATGGCTTTATCGGGCCGAACGGAGCCGGGAAATCAACGACGATTCGCGTGCTTCTCGGTATTTTAAAAGCAACACAGGGAAGTGCGACGATCTTTGGGCAAGACGCGTGGTCGGATGCGGTGGAGATTCACAAGCATCTCGCATATGTGCCGGGCGATGTGAACCTTTGGCCGAACTTGACGGGCGGTGAGGTGATTGATCTTTTCGTAAAACTGCGAGGAAGTAACAATAAAAACAAACGGGAAGAATTGATCGAAAAATTCAACCTCGATCCCACTAAAAAATGCCGGACGTATTCCAAGGGGAATCGTCAAAAAGTCGCGTTAGTGGCTGCTTTTGCCTCCGATGCCGATCTTTATATTTTGGATGAGCCGACTTCCGGATTGGATCCGCTCATGGAGCAAGTTTTTCAGGAATATGTGATCGAGAAGAAAAACGAAGGAAAAAGCGTATTGCTTTCCAGCCATATCTTATCGGAAGTGGAAAAGTTATGTGACCGTGTCGGGATTATTCGGCAAGGAAAAATGATTGAATCGGGTACGTTAGGTGAATTACGGCATTTGACACGTGTCCATATGCTTGTGGAAACGAAACAACCGATGACCGATTTGAATGAATTAAAAGGTGTTCACGCCATAGAAGAAAAAGATCAAGCCGTCACCTTTCAGGTTGATGCCGAAGCGTTGGATAATGTTATCAAGCATGTCAGTCAATTTGGAATCGTGAAGTTGGAAAGTTCTCCGCCAACGTTGGAAGATTTATTTATGCGCCATTACGAACAAACAGATTCACCCGAGGTGGGAGGTGCATCCTGA
- a CDS encoding Rpn family recombination-promoting nuclease/putative transposase produces the protein MLFFAPDLYEEMDWSKTPDSLEQELHRIFPKWKKGTKYTDKLMKVPLKSSKEQWVLVHVEVQADEDNDFSKRMFQYFYRIFDKYNKNIYAIALLADPTYTFKPTAYEYQFHGTHLTYAYNAYKFLDQDEEKLLQSDNPFAYVVLAGIYMQKSRNDADKRYQFKRRLFELLLQDPEKNAREYVHSLLYFIDYVLQIPEDMSKKLQEEVKPMIGKEANDMDKTKHPDPPTLKPLLDELRQEGKELGRREGIAEGQRERTKEIAVAMLKEGIPIESIMKVTGLNDEELSEIKSRM, from the coding sequence ATGTTATTTTTTGCACCCGATCTTTATGAAGAGATGGATTGGAGCAAAACCCCCGACTCGTTGGAACAGGAGCTACACCGCATTTTCCCGAAGTGGAAGAAAGGCACGAAATATACGGATAAATTGATGAAAGTCCCGTTGAAAAGCAGCAAAGAACAATGGGTGCTCGTCCACGTTGAAGTTCAAGCGGACGAGGACAATGATTTTTCCAAACGCATGTTTCAGTATTTCTACCGCATATTTGATAAATACAATAAAAATATATACGCAATCGCTCTTCTTGCTGACCCCACTTACACATTCAAACCGACGGCTTATGAATACCAATTTCACGGAACGCATCTAACCTATGCATATAATGCTTATAAATTCCTTGATCAGGATGAGGAAAAATTATTGCAGTCAGACAATCCATTTGCCTATGTGGTTTTAGCTGGTATATACATGCAAAAAAGTAGAAACGATGCTGACAAGCGATACCAATTCAAACGCCGATTGTTCGAATTGTTGCTCCAAGACCCGGAGAAAAACGCACGTGAATACGTTCACTCATTGTTATATTTTATCGACTATGTATTGCAAATACCTGAAGACATGTCAAAGAAGCTACAAGAAGAAGTGAAACCAATGATCGGAAAGGAGGCGAACGATATGGATAAAACAAAGCACCCTGATCCCCCGACGCTCAAACCGTTGCTTGATGAATTGAGGCAGGAAGGAAAAGAGCTGGGAAGAAGGGAAGGAATAGCAGAAGGTCAAAGGGAAAGAACGAAAGAAATAGCGGTGGCGATGTTAAAAGAAGGGATTCCGATCGAATCCATTATGAAAGTGACTGGCCTTAATGATGAAGAATTGAGTGAGATAAAGAGCCGTATGTAG
- a CDS encoding Rrf2 family transcriptional regulator yields MQLTSYTDYSLRVLIYVGSLPEGGRTSIKEIASVYQLSSNHLQKIVHELGRKKYIETIRGRNGGIQLGTNPENINVGTLVREFEDMALVDCFNENQLCAISPVCRLKSVLHKANDAFLQVLDAYTLADLLVNKDDLASIFRAQLKT; encoded by the coding sequence ATGCAGCTCACATCCTATACTGATTATTCATTGCGCGTACTGATTTACGTGGGAAGCCTTCCCGAGGGTGGACGTACGTCCATTAAAGAAATTGCCTCTGTTTACCAACTTTCAAGCAATCATTTGCAAAAAATTGTCCATGAATTGGGGAGGAAAAAATACATTGAAACCATTCGAGGGCGTAATGGGGGGATTCAGCTCGGAACGAATCCCGAAAACATCAATGTTGGGACATTGGTAAGAGAATTTGAAGACATGGCATTGGTGGATTGCTTTAATGAAAATCAACTTTGTGCCATCAGCCCGGTTTGCCGTCTTAAAAGCGTGTTACACAAAGCGAACGATGCTTTCTTACAAGTACTCGATGCGTACACGTTGGCGGATTTGTTAGTAAACAAGGATGATTTGGCAAGTATATTCAGAGCTCAGCTGAAAACATAA
- the purE gene encoding 5-(carboxyamino)imidazole ribonucleotide mutase has product MAVEVGVIMGSTSDEATMAHACRILEEFEVPFEKRIVSAHRTPDTMFAYAEEARERGLKVIIAGAGGAAHLPGMVAAKTTLPVIGVPIQSKALSGWDSLLSIVQMPKGVPVATVAIGEAGAENAGLLAVQQLSAFDQALAQKLQVRRDNKANEVLAQGGGEES; this is encoded by the coding sequence ATGGCTGTTGAGGTTGGCGTTATTATGGGCAGCACGTCTGATGAAGCGACGATGGCCCATGCTTGCCGGATTTTAGAAGAATTTGAAGTCCCTTTTGAAAAAAGAATTGTATCGGCACATCGTACGCCTGATACGATGTTTGCATATGCGGAAGAAGCACGCGAGCGTGGATTGAAAGTGATTATCGCGGGAGCCGGCGGCGCTGCTCATCTTCCGGGGATGGTTGCGGCGAAGACGACCCTTCCGGTGATCGGCGTGCCGATCCAATCGAAAGCGTTGAGTGGTTGGGATTCGCTGCTTTCGATCGTTCAGATGCCGAAAGGCGTGCCGGTGGCCACCGTCGCGATCGGGGAAGCCGGAGCGGAAAATGCAGGACTGCTTGCCGTACAACAACTATCGGCGTTTGATCAAGCTTTGGCACAAAAATTACAAGTGCGCAGGGATAACAAAGCGAATGAGGTATTGGCGCAAGGGGGAGGAGAAGAGTCATGA